In Fibrobacter sp. UWB10, a single window of DNA contains:
- a CDS encoding DegT/DnrJ/EryC1/StrS family aminotransferase — MMNVPFYSLDYVNRALGDALRESFSDVLDSKWFIRGNRCREFEDAFAAYCGKKACVGVGNGLDALTLMLKASIILGRIAEGDEVIVPANTFVATVLAVRAAGLVPVLVEPDPVTCNLNVQHLQEACSEKTRAIIAVHLYGRLADMPAICEFAKAKGLLVFEDAAQAHGACGESYSSNAAAYSFYPTKNLGAMGDGGAVVTDDVELAQVVKSLGNYGSVEKYVNEFVGVNSRLDEVQAAVLLAKLPHLDSWNKRRQEIAARYCAEIKNPLVRVTLVPANPQSHVWHVFPVFCETRDDLQMFLKGRGVETLIHYPIPPHLQQAFSGSTSRGELRHGKLPVAERLAKTELSIPMGPSMTEDQVSYVVESLNAYAR; from the coding sequence ATGATGAATGTCCCGTTTTATTCGCTGGATTATGTGAATCGCGCTTTAGGCGATGCCCTGCGCGAGTCTTTTTCTGATGTTCTTGATTCAAAGTGGTTTATTCGCGGAAATCGCTGCCGCGAGTTTGAAGACGCCTTTGCCGCCTATTGCGGGAAAAAGGCATGTGTCGGAGTCGGAAATGGGCTTGACGCTTTGACCTTGATGCTGAAGGCTTCGATTATCCTGGGGCGTATTGCCGAAGGCGACGAAGTGATTGTGCCGGCGAATACCTTTGTGGCGACTGTTTTGGCGGTGCGTGCCGCAGGACTTGTTCCTGTTTTGGTTGAACCGGATCCTGTAACTTGCAATCTGAATGTGCAACACTTGCAAGAGGCGTGCTCTGAAAAGACCCGCGCTATTATCGCGGTGCATTTGTATGGCCGCTTGGCAGATATGCCTGCAATTTGTGAATTTGCAAAGGCGAAAGGCTTGCTCGTATTCGAAGATGCGGCCCAAGCTCACGGAGCTTGCGGCGAGTCCTATTCGTCTAATGCTGCGGCCTATAGCTTTTATCCGACCAAAAACCTCGGCGCCATGGGCGATGGGGGAGCGGTAGTAACCGATGACGTAGAACTTGCCCAAGTGGTAAAGTCTCTCGGTAATTACGGCTCTGTCGAAAAGTATGTGAACGAATTTGTAGGCGTAAATTCCCGCCTCGACGAGGTTCAGGCTGCGGTACTGCTGGCAAAGCTCCCGCATCTGGATTCCTGGAACAAGCGCCGTCAAGAAATTGCGGCCCGCTATTGTGCCGAAATCAAGAACCCGTTGGTGCGTGTGACTCTAGTTCCTGCGAATCCGCAGTCGCATGTATGGCACGTGTTCCCGGTATTTTGCGAAACTCGAGATGATTTGCAAATGTTCTTGAAAGGTCGCGGTGTAGAAACGCTGATTCATTATCCGATTCCGCCGCATTTGCAGCAAGCCTTTAGTGGGTCAACATCCCGTGGGGAACTTCGTCACGGAAAACTTCCGGTTGCCGAAAGACTTGCAAAGACCGAACTCAGCATTCCCATGGGTCCGTCCATGACCGAAGATCAAGTTTCCTATGTCGTAGAATCGCTCAATGCCTATGCCCGCTAA
- the rpsD gene encoding 30S ribosomal protein S4, with translation MSSFRGPKGKVARSLGLAVSQKTQKALDRRNFAPGQHGQTRKKSSSVYKQQLVEKQRLRFTYNISEAQLAKAYDEANRRAGSAGDNLMILLETRLDALVYRMGFARTIFAARQYVAHGHFTVNGVRSYSPSRQIKAGDVIAVREGSKEHVQIKEAIANAPAVPEYVTVDAGKMEGTLVKLPLREQIPVKLEEQLVVEYYSR, from the coding sequence ATGTCCTCTTTCCGTGGACCAAAAGGTAAGGTAGCCCGTTCTCTCGGACTCGCCGTCTCTCAGAAGACTCAGAAGGCTCTCGATCGCCGTAACTTTGCACCCGGCCAGCATGGCCAGACCCGCAAGAAGTCTTCTTCCGTGTACAAGCAGCAGCTCGTCGAAAAGCAGCGTCTGCGTTTCACCTACAACATTTCCGAAGCTCAGTTGGCCAAGGCTTATGACGAAGCCAACCGTCGCGCCGGTTCTGCTGGTGACAACCTGATGATCTTGCTCGAAACCCGTCTTGACGCCCTTGTCTACCGCATGGGTTTTGCTCGCACGATTTTTGCAGCTCGCCAGTATGTCGCTCACGGTCACTTCACCGTGAACGGTGTCCGCAGCTACTCTCCGTCTCGCCAGATCAAGGCCGGTGACGTGATTGCAGTTCGCGAAGGCTCTAAGGAACACGTGCAGATCAAGGAAGCCATTGCTAACGCTCCGGCTGTCCCTGAATACGTGACTGTCGACGCCGGCAAGATGGAAGGCACGCTCGTGAAGCTCCCGCTCCGCGAACAGATTCCGGTCAAGCTGGAAGAACAGCTCGTCGTGGAATACTACTCCAGGTAG
- a CDS encoding O-antigen translocase, whose amino-acid sequence MPMPANPNFTKLFAGSGAVTLFNALRAFVINKLLAIFLPPAAFACVGQFLNLMCIGQATSSLALQNGWTALTSQNKDNREKLMGVWRGGVRLTTFASLLTFVVALLFCFMAPLETLLPGVPTRLAQAAILFALPGVFATNIITITAAVMNGLGENRKWALINIVTSVWQMLWVAFFLYTGRLSVLSIIATQSIVAAIFAIQISSRAGFSVKQIWKSALDTRGPWMSYALMGLIPMVLSPLVLTFIRTTVASNFGNDAAGIWQSVWKVSDFLFMAMSAILTVILLPRVSPKMNRHDFFAMLHPLLLRIMGISLVMVLALYFCRGILVQVLFSQAYMGAVDYLPFQLVGDFFRAGGFALALVLIARAETTKFLVIEICAELLLAVGTFVGIRLFDFNGPMMAYAFENLVYVIVLYVVVRRLKWNIQ is encoded by the coding sequence ATGCCTATGCCCGCTAATCCGAATTTTACAAAGCTTTTTGCCGGTTCTGGTGCGGTTACGCTGTTCAATGCGCTTCGTGCTTTTGTTATCAACAAGTTGCTTGCCATCTTTCTGCCACCGGCTGCATTTGCCTGCGTGGGGCAGTTCCTGAACCTAATGTGCATTGGCCAGGCTACGTCTTCTTTGGCATTGCAGAATGGCTGGACGGCCTTGACTTCTCAGAACAAGGATAACCGAGAAAAATTGATGGGTGTCTGGCGTGGCGGTGTCCGCTTGACGACGTTTGCAAGTCTGCTTACGTTTGTCGTGGCGCTCCTGTTCTGCTTTATGGCGCCTCTCGAAACGCTTTTGCCCGGAGTCCCGACTCGCTTGGCGCAGGCGGCAATCTTGTTTGCTTTGCCGGGTGTTTTTGCGACAAACATCATTACGATTACGGCCGCCGTCATGAATGGTCTTGGCGAAAATCGCAAGTGGGCGCTTATCAATATCGTGACTTCGGTATGGCAAATGCTGTGGGTGGCGTTCTTCTTGTATACGGGTCGCTTGTCGGTGCTTTCGATTATCGCTACCCAGTCCATTGTGGCTGCTATTTTTGCCATCCAGATTTCTAGTCGCGCTGGTTTTAGCGTCAAGCAAATTTGGAAGTCGGCTCTCGATACCCGTGGTCCGTGGATGTCGTATGCTTTAATGGGCCTTATTCCTATGGTGCTTTCTCCGTTGGTGTTGACGTTTATTCGAACAACGGTTGCATCAAATTTTGGAAATGATGCCGCCGGTATTTGGCAGAGCGTCTGGAAGGTTTCTGATTTTCTGTTTATGGCCATGTCTGCGATTTTGACGGTAATCTTGCTGCCGCGCGTGTCGCCCAAAATGAACCGCCATGATTTCTTTGCCATGTTGCATCCGCTTTTACTCCGCATTATGGGAATTTCGCTTGTCATGGTCTTGGCCCTTTATTTTTGCCGTGGAATCTTGGTGCAAGTGCTGTTTTCGCAGGCATATATGGGGGCGGTCGATTATCTGCCATTCCAGTTGGTGGGCGATTTCTTTAGAGCCGGTGGCTTCGCGCTTGCGCTGGTGCTGATTGCCCGTGCCGAAACCACGAAGTTTCTAGTGATTGAAATATGTGCAGAATTACTACTTGCCGTGGGAACGTTTGTTGGAATTCGCCTGTTTGATTTTAACGGGCCCATGATGGCGTACGCCTTTGAAAATCTGGTTTACGTGATTGTGCTCTATGTCGTTGTGCGGAGGCTTAAGTGGAATATTCAGTAA
- a CDS encoding FdtA/QdtA family cupin domain-containing protein — MDWNENQLKEPRLIDIPIAHDQRGNLSVVEGGELVPFDIKRVYYLYDVPGGTTRGGHAHRNLRQLIIAASGSFDVILDDGKKRSKYSLNRSYHGLYIPTMHWREIENFSSGAVCMVLASEHYDESDYIYDYEDFVKEVGKI, encoded by the coding sequence ATGGATTGGAACGAAAATCAGCTAAAAGAACCGCGTTTGATTGATATCCCTATTGCCCACGACCAGCGGGGTAACCTGAGTGTGGTCGAGGGGGGCGAACTGGTGCCCTTCGATATCAAGCGCGTGTATTACCTGTATGACGTTCCCGGTGGAACGACCCGTGGTGGGCATGCTCATCGTAACTTGCGTCAGCTGATTATTGCCGCTAGTGGCAGTTTTGACGTGATTTTGGATGACGGCAAGAAACGTTCCAAGTATTCTTTGAACCGTTCTTACCATGGTCTTTATATTCCGACTATGCACTGGCGTGAAATCGAAAACTTCTCGTCGGGCGCGGTGTGTATGGTGCTTGCGTCGGAACATTACGATGAATCCGACTACATCTACGATTACGAAGACTTTGTAAAAGAGGTCGGCAAGATTTAA
- a CDS encoding glycosyltransferase family 2 protein → MEYSVTNMFAEKMTENVYVKAFAQGSEMEQRELPPLVSVLLPSYNHEKYVEAAVRSVMEQKGVAFELIVVDDGSSDSSPQILERLQKEFGFHYVHRPNKGIVPTMIELLSLAKGKYFCSIASDDMMPPDRLRIQSQYMETHRGKPVCFGQVVRMDAEGNLDSERDPRYTTAVPEVTFADIFLGKKELHGCTEMIDCETFRAMGGFNADFVIEDFQMMLKFLYHYEPLPVLDTVCCYYRTHSTNVSGDKNWLYENTLKVLDQYSSHKLYKEARRIWMSHWFSALCYANKKEALRKLPELWSFSLPFLKRFPKLFIPKFLLKR, encoded by the coding sequence GTGGAATATTCAGTAACGAACATGTTTGCCGAAAAAATGACGGAAAATGTTTACGTGAAGGCCTTTGCACAAGGTTCAGAAATGGAACAGCGTGAACTTCCGCCACTTGTTTCGGTACTCTTGCCCAGCTACAATCACGAAAAGTATGTTGAAGCCGCCGTGCGCTCGGTCATGGAGCAAAAGGGCGTTGCTTTTGAATTGATTGTCGTCGATGACGGAAGTTCCGATAGCTCTCCGCAGATTCTTGAACGCCTGCAAAAGGAATTTGGCTTTCATTACGTACATCGCCCGAACAAGGGAATCGTTCCGACGATGATTGAACTCCTTTCGTTGGCGAAGGGCAAGTATTTCTGTTCGATTGCTTCTGACGACATGATGCCGCCCGATCGTTTGCGGATTCAAAGTCAGTATATGGAAACCCATCGTGGTAAGCCCGTATGCTTTGGGCAGGTGGTGCGCATGGATGCCGAAGGCAATCTTGATAGCGAACGTGATCCGCGGTATACGACGGCTGTTCCAGAGGTGACTTTTGCAGATATTTTCTTAGGGAAAAAGGAACTTCATGGCTGCACAGAAATGATCGATTGCGAAACTTTCCGTGCGATGGGTGGTTTCAATGCGGACTTCGTGATTGAAGATTTCCAAATGATGCTCAAATTCCTTTATCACTACGAGCCACTGCCTGTTCTTGATACGGTGTGCTGCTATTACCGCACGCATTCGACCAATGTTTCTGGTGATAAGAACTGGCTTTATGAAAATACGCTCAAGGTTTTAGACCAGTATTCTTCGCACAAGCTTTATAAAGAAGCTCGCCGCATTTGGATGTCACACTGGTTTTCTGCCTTGTGCTATGCCAATAAGAAAGAAGCTTTGCGCAAGTTGCCGGAATTGTGGTCGTTCTCGCTTCCGTTCCTCAAGCGCTTCCCGAAACTCTTTATTCCGAAATTCTTGCTCAAGCGTTAG
- a CDS encoding GNAT family N-acetyltransferase, whose protein sequence is MYEILPYSPERESRWDRFVMEESMNGTFLQTRKFLNYHPEGRFTDASFFIEKSGVIAAVVPGCNIDGKFVSHQGTTFGGPIISKDFYSGGKVLKILDEIDNYIVSHFKGIVLKPTAPLFATAPTDLLDYALEHKGYSRHSELSCFTPLSELTDPLENCNGKCRYSFRQTEKYGLTYGELPDSEMEKFYEFLTLSKARHNTKPVHTIAELRDLKQRFPEEILFRGVWKDGVYLSGMMIFVFKQAKVYHFQYLAPDDSQRDTNASTAMLINALREAARNGAKNFSWGISTEDGGEYLNENLYHFKESFGALPCVNTRFEK, encoded by the coding sequence ATGTACGAAATTTTGCCTTACAGCCCCGAAAGAGAATCCCGCTGGGATCGATTTGTCATGGAAGAATCCATGAACGGGACTTTTTTGCAAACGCGCAAATTCTTGAATTACCACCCTGAAGGGCGCTTTACAGACGCCTCTTTCTTTATCGAGAAAAGCGGAGTGATCGCCGCGGTCGTTCCCGGTTGCAACATAGACGGCAAATTCGTATCGCATCAGGGCACCACCTTTGGTGGCCCCATCATTTCGAAAGATTTTTATTCCGGCGGAAAAGTCCTTAAAATTCTAGACGAAATCGACAACTATATCGTCTCCCATTTCAAGGGCATTGTGTTAAAACCCACTGCACCGCTTTTTGCTACAGCGCCAACAGACTTGTTGGACTACGCTCTAGAGCACAAGGGCTACAGCAGACATTCCGAACTCAGCTGTTTCACGCCGTTAAGCGAACTCACTGACCCCTTGGAAAATTGCAACGGGAAATGCCGTTACAGCTTTAGGCAAACCGAAAAATACGGCTTGACTTACGGCGAACTTCCTGATTCCGAAATGGAAAAATTCTACGAGTTCCTGACTCTTTCCAAAGCGCGTCACAACACGAAGCCCGTGCATACGATTGCCGAGCTGCGCGATTTAAAGCAAAGATTCCCCGAAGAAATTTTATTCCGCGGGGTATGGAAAGACGGCGTTTATCTGTCGGGCATGATGATTTTTGTTTTCAAGCAAGCCAAGGTATACCATTTCCAGTATCTTGCGCCCGACGACAGCCAGCGAGATACAAATGCATCAACCGCAATGCTCATAAATGCCTTGCGCGAAGCGGCCCGCAACGGAGCTAAGAATTTTTCGTGGGGTATTTCTACCGAAGATGGCGGCGAATACTTAAACGAAAACCTTTACCATTTCAAGGAATCGTTCGGAGCACTCCCCTGCGTAAATACCAGGTTCGAAAAATAG